In the Armatimonadota bacterium genome, one interval contains:
- a CDS encoding polysaccharide deacetylase family protein, whose product MKFGIEGASKPERHGVLQRLGWRSLPVWAKTVLSTGAAAVIASGGWFLNEHRTIALSDLVSPVYWYHRLLGQDLYDAATASLMHGNRSLHEVALTFDDGPHRDSCQSILNTLRANHIHATFFDVGERMAQSPNLVRETLADGNEIGDHTFTHPRLVNVSRARQHLEINDTDITYYRITGQHLALIRPPGMRFDPQVLRLTHAMGYITVGYNTDAHDYDPRSSPEFIARRTLDRVENGSIILLHDYPHPAEALPRIVASLKARGYTFVTISQMLAHLPPKPRRAALAFLAAHADPAKGAAPAVLRLARAGGSSVPQTGNITASTSRIPR is encoded by the coding sequence ATGAAGTTCGGCATCGAGGGCGCAAGCAAGCCGGAACGGCACGGCGTGTTGCAGCGCCTGGGATGGCGATCGCTCCCCGTTTGGGCGAAAACTGTTCTCTCAACGGGCGCAGCCGCGGTGATCGCATCAGGTGGCTGGTTTCTCAACGAGCATCGCACCATCGCCCTGAGTGATTTGGTCAGCCCCGTGTATTGGTACCACCGACTTTTAGGCCAGGACCTTTACGACGCAGCGACCGCCAGTCTGATGCACGGCAACCGCTCGCTGCACGAAGTTGCCCTGACCTTTGATGACGGCCCACACCGGGACAGCTGCCAAAGCATCCTCAACACGCTTCGCGCGAACCACATCCACGCTACGTTTTTCGACGTTGGCGAACGGATGGCGCAAAGCCCAAATCTTGTGCGAGAGACATTGGCGGATGGCAACGAGATTGGAGACCATACATTTACCCACCCGCGCCTCGTCAACGTTTCCAGGGCGCGACAGCACCTCGAGATTAACGACACCGACATCACCTACTACCGCATTACCGGGCAGCACCTGGCCCTGATACGACCGCCGGGAATGCGTTTCGATCCGCAAGTGCTGAGGTTGACGCACGCTATGGGTTACATTACGGTCGGCTATAACACCGACGCACATGACTACGACCCACGCTCTTCACCGGAATTCATTGCGCGGCGGACGCTCGACCGAGTCGAAAACGGCAGCATCATTCTGCTGCACGACTATCCACATCCAGCGGAAGCACTGCCGCGGATAGTGGCTAGCCTGAAGGCGCGCGGGTACACCTTCGTCACGATCAGTCAGATGCTGGCGCACTTGCCCCCCAAGCCGCGACGGGCTGCTCTGGCATTCCTGGCCGCACATGCCGACCCCGCAAAAGGCGCCGCGCCGGCAGTGCTTCGACTTGCACGTGCTGGTGGTTCCAGCGTGCCCCAAACCGGGAACATTACCGCCTCCACAAGCCGTATTCCCCGTTAG
- a CDS encoding ThuA domain-containing protein: MTNAALVVWGGWSGHEPEQVAQILGSELKDSGFVVTITNTLDAYKELNAIPNLKLVVPIWTMGTIRGDQLEPLLEAVKGGIGIAGCHGGMCDSFRDATEYQFMTGGQWVAHPGNDQVEYTVRITDPNHFVTSGSTDFKVRSEQYYLHVDPAVKVQAVTRFPTVDGPHAPNGNVDMPVVWTKYYGQGRVFYCSLGHSAATVAQPEVLAIMKRGMIWAAGQDG; the protein is encoded by the coding sequence ATGACGAATGCTGCGCTGGTCGTTTGGGGCGGTTGGAGCGGACACGAGCCCGAGCAGGTTGCACAGATTCTTGGGTCGGAACTCAAGGATTCCGGATTTGTAGTCACTATCACCAACACTCTGGACGCGTATAAAGAGCTCAATGCGATCCCGAACCTGAAGCTCGTCGTCCCGATTTGGACTATGGGCACAATCCGTGGAGATCAGCTGGAGCCACTGCTGGAAGCCGTCAAAGGCGGTATCGGCATCGCCGGCTGCCATGGCGGCATGTGCGACTCATTTCGCGACGCAACGGAATACCAGTTTATGACCGGCGGTCAGTGGGTGGCGCACCCGGGCAACGATCAGGTGGAGTACACCGTGCGAATAACCGATCCGAACCACTTCGTCACAAGCGGCTCGACGGACTTTAAAGTGCGGTCGGAGCAATACTACTTACATGTGGATCCAGCGGTAAAAGTACAGGCCGTCACGCGGTTTCCAACGGTAGACGGGCCGCATGCGCCGAACGGCAACGTGGATATGCCCGTGGTTTGGACCAAATACTACGGGCAGGGCCGCGTATTCTACTGCTCGCTCGGCCACAGCGCAGCCACCGTAGCGCAACCTGAGGTTCTTGCCATCATGAAGCGCGGCATGATCTGGGCCGCCGGACAGGATGGATAG